The DNA region CCACCCCTTTGACCAATTTAGGTGCATCAGGGATAACATCAGCTACTGTATCCAAGGTTGCTGGATCAAAACGCTCATCTGTCGTTCCTTTGACAGCATCATGATATCCTGTATAACTATCATAAGTTGTCGCAACTTCATTCAAGTTGCCAGCAACGCCATCCGGCTCCACTGTATAGGTACGCGGAAGTACAAAAGATGGCAATGGTGTAATTTCTGTTGTGTCTTTTAGATAAACTTCCACTTGGGCCGTTTTATCGATATAGCTTGGTAAATCAATTGTCCAGTTACCGCCGGCTACAGTAGTTGTCACTGCATTTCCAGCTGAATCTTTCAACCATTCACCATTGACTTTTACAAAAACCTTCGCTCCATCTTCATCGCTGGTTCCTTTGATTTGTTTCGCTGCATTGTTGACAGCAGATGAAACAACTGCTTGAGTTGGCGGTGTAACATCAATAACTGTTAAAACAGTTGTTTGAATATCTTCTGGTAAACTTTCGTGCATTTTCCCAGATGCACTATTGGCACCTTGTCTTCTAGCTGCCGTTACTTCGATTGTTTGTCCTGTTTTCAAGAACTTCCCATCCGGCAACTCAATTTCAAACATCCCATTTCTTTCTGTTTCTCCCCAGATTTTTAATCCAGGAGCTCCCACAGTATCACCTGTCAATGTTTCATAAGCGACAGTACCATCAGCATTTTTCACCTTAACATCTACATCTACTTCGTCTGTCCAAGCATCACGGATGCCTTCAACCCCTTCTGGAACTGAAACATGTCCGTAAATCTTCTTGTCAGCATTGGTCGGTTGTCTTAACTCATCTACGATTGGTCTGGCATTATTACCACTCATCCGCGAATAGTTGTTTGGGGCACCAAATAAAGATTTAAAGTCAGGATCACTTGCTGTTGATATAGTTGCCAAGTTGGATCCAGTCAAAGTGAAATCAATCAATGTCCAGTCATAGATCGGATCATCGACATATACACTTTTCCCTTTTTCCCACACACTGACATCAGTGTTGTTTGCTATAAAGGTTCCTCCTGAACCGCTCAGACTGAAAATGTTTGCTCCCCCTGAACGAGTATTTGCAAAGTCATAATAGATTGGATTATCAATCACAACACTTGCGTTGGATCCCATGTTAAAAACACCGTAAGCAGCACCGCTCGTATTTCCTCGAGCGATAAATTCCGTTCCTGGCCCAGCATCGATTTTCGATGTATTTGCACCACCATACACAGCTGGTCCAAAATCAGCGATCATGTTCACCTGACTATCCGCATCACGGATCGTAAATGTATTATTTGCACCAGGTAAATTCAATGCTTCATTTGCTGTATTCGAAGCAGATCCTGAACCTTTATTGTAAAGATTCAATTTAGATTTGCCTGACACATTTGTAATGAAGCCATCACCATTTAAGCGTAATGCAGGTGCATCACCATCTAAATGTTGAATATCGATCACTGAGTTATTAGAGATTTGGAATTCATTATCCGGATTTGTTGTTGAAAAACGTACAGTAGCAGCATCTCCAGTCGTTCTATCAGTTATAGCCACTAATTTAGAATTATTTGTAACGATAAACTTGTTCCCACCGTATCGTAAACGAACAGCAGAACTTCCTGTAGAATGAGCTTTTAATGTGGCATTATCCAAATTAATAGACCCGCCACCACGGTTACCGTCATTAACTGCAATCGCCCAAACCGTCAATGTATTAGCTGACTGATTTGTATTGATGTCACTTACAGCACCATTACTTGAAAAAACATGCAGGATCGTAACTGTATTATTTTTTGCATACATAGTATTATTGCCAGCCAGTGTCAATGTACTATTGGTTGCATCAATCACACCTGATTCGTTATTTTCAGGAGTATTCACATTATTGAATGTGATATCCCATATGGCACTATTTGATGATGAGTAGAAAATTGCGGTCGCACCAGCTTTTTTCACTGTTAAGTCGTTGACGACAAGTTTATTAGTAGAAGTTGCACCTAAAGTTAGGTACCCAGCATTGTTCCCAAAATCGATCGTATGCCCGTTCCCATTAATTGTTACATCTCTA from Enterococcus sp. 9D6_DIV0238 includes:
- a CDS encoding isopeptide-forming domain-containing fimbrial protein; protein product: MKIRKQFYLIASMLVVFSFLGFFVSNKQTKIKASEELSGSYVLEKKTETENQVTFDLKVTDPQQGTVTLKLSDTKEPVLYAEDILENLNSGELEKRVEIKDSGLNQVSITFKDKEGTLVIPIALKVTENNKKISDMLKVLNGEQILSESSVELTYQEVEKEPVPIARASEMISPMAATVVTTWDQFKAALENPDVDVIDVGADFARTATTTASGLGTLARDVTINGNGHTIDFGNNAGYLTLGATSTNKLVVNDLTVKKAGATAIFYSSSNSAIWDITFNNVNTPENNESGVIDATNSTLTLAGNNTMYAKNNTVTILHVFSSNGAVSDINTNQSANTLTVWAIAVNDGNRGGGSINLDNATLKAHSTGSSAVRLRYGGNKFIVTNNSKLVAITDRTTGDAATVRFSTTNPDNEFQISNNSVIDIQHLDGDAPALRLNGDGFITNVSGKSKLNLYNKGSGSASNTANEALNLPGANNTFTIRDADSQVNMIADFGPAVYGGANTSKIDAGPGTEFIARGNTSGAAYGVFNMGSNASVVIDNPIYYDFANTRSGGANIFSLSGSGGTFIANNTDVSVWEKGKSVYVDDPIYDWTLIDFTLTGSNLATISTASDPDFKSLFGAPNNYSRMSGNNARPIVDELRQPTNADKKIYGHVSVPEGVEGIRDAWTDEVDVDVKVKNADGTVAYETLTGDTVGAPGLKIWGETERNGMFEIELPDGKFLKTGQTIEVTAARRQGANSASGKMHESLPEDIQTTVLTVIDVTPPTQAVVSSAVNNAAKQIKGTSDEDGAKVFVKVNGEWLKDSAGNAVTTTVAGGNWTIDLPSYIDKTAQVEVYLKDTTEITPLPSFVLPRTYTVEPDGVAGNLNEVATTYDSYTGYHDAVKGTTDERFDPATLDTVADVIPDAPKLVKGVESSGGSTTSVGDTLTYSLLVSNTKVDSYDWTNVEISDVLAEGLEFDPAKHKVTIDNVEVGTDKYNYNETTRTLTIKVGDLSKPGPKSESDPTIVPKEVRVTFQVNVGQNAVDEDIQNTATAVGYSPQEDPFEVGPIKPDASHVPINVTSNTVGTPGGPPFGILSFVSAPTALDFGIKTESLNGNTVAVNPDVVGDQLVVSDNRGNLQKWTMTATLLSPLSNGDAIFPDALHYVNGESDEVITGLAKPIFVHTNANVGEYNISEEEWVKKDNGFKIELAPGAVNKLGKYQATIQFSLEDTP